The Flavobacterium psychrophilum genome includes a region encoding these proteins:
- a CDS encoding guanylate kinase yields the protein MRKGKLLVFSAPSGSGKTTIVKHLLEQPDLNLAFSVSAATREARDGEVHGKDYHFISLEDFKKHIKADEFVEWEEVYRDNFYGTLKAEIERIWAEGKNVIFDIDVAGGLRIKKKFPDETLAVFVKPPSIDELKIRLKKRSTESEDKINMRIAKASVELATAPQFDTIIKNYDLDTAKGEAYQLVKDFLAD from the coding sequence ATGAGAAAAGGAAAATTATTAGTGTTTTCGGCGCCATCAGGGTCGGGTAAAACAACAATTGTAAAACACTTGCTGGAGCAGCCGGACCTTAACCTGGCATTCTCTGTTTCGGCAGCAACACGCGAGGCCCGCGATGGCGAAGTTCATGGTAAAGATTACCACTTTATTTCGCTGGAAGACTTTAAAAAGCATATTAAAGCCGATGAATTTGTAGAGTGGGAAGAAGTATACCGCGATAATTTTTACGGAACACTTAAAGCTGAAATTGAACGCATCTGGGCAGAAGGCAAAAACGTAATATTTGATATTGATGTAGCAGGCGGACTTCGTATTAAAAAGAAATTCCCCGATGAAACCCTTGCTGTTTTCGTGAAACCACCAAGTATAGACGAGCTTAAGATTCGTCTTAAGAAGCGCAGTACCGAAAGTGAAGATAAGATAAATATGCGTATCGCAAAGGCATCTGTAGAGCTGGCAACAGCTCCTCAGTTTGATACCATTATTAAAAACTATGACCTTGATACTGCTAAAGGCGAAGCTTACCAATTGGTTAAAGATTTCTTAGCAGATTAA
- a CDS encoding acetyltransferase: MKRQFIKWAKPVLKRLLGMGEYSVIDELKKKGLKVGDNFHMQEGCLIDGSHSYHIQIGNDVSLAPNVHILAHDASTWWFLEYTRIANTTIGNTVFIGAGSIIMPGVTIGDEVIIGAGSVVTKNVPDNCVYAGNPAKFMMYTNEYIDRERAKMNAENTFGTDYSEANDVSFEKKEHLKQMAAKYGTAFLK, translated from the coding sequence ATGAAAAGACAATTCATAAAATGGGCTAAGCCTGTCCTGAAACGATTGCTCGGGATGGGCGAATACAGCGTAATTGATGAATTGAAAAAGAAAGGCCTTAAAGTAGGCGACAACTTTCATATGCAGGAAGGCTGTCTCATAGACGGTTCTCATTCATATCATATACAAATAGGGAATGATGTAAGCTTAGCACCAAATGTACACATATTGGCACATGATGCCAGCACATGGTGGTTTTTAGAATATACAAGAATAGCAAATACTACTATAGGAAACACCGTTTTTATAGGTGCCGGGAGTATTATTATGCCGGGAGTTACTATAGGTGATGAAGTAATTATTGGTGCAGGGTCTGTAGTTACCAAAAATGTTCCTGATAATTGTGTGTATGCCGGTAATCCTGCAAAATTCATGATGTATACCAACGAATATATAGATCGTGAACGGGCAAAGATGAACGCCGAAAATACATTTGGCACAGACTATTCTGAAGCTAATGATGTATCATTTGAAAAGAAAGAACACCTTAAGCAGATGGCCGCAAAATACGGTACTGCCTTTTTAAAATAA
- a CDS encoding nicotinate-nucleotide adenylyltransferase, translating to MKVGLYFGTFNPIHVGHVIIANHMAEYSGLDQIWLVVTPHNPLKKKSTLLDDHQRLQMVFLATQDYPKLKPSDIEFRLPQPSYTTNTLVHLQEKFPTHEFSLIMGEDNLNSLHKWKNYEVILQNHDVYVYPRINTDTINPDIETSARIHRVEAPVIEISSTFIRESIKDGKNVQPLLPQKVWQYVEHNLFYRK from the coding sequence ATGAAAGTAGGATTATACTTCGGCACGTTTAACCCTATACACGTAGGGCATGTTATCATTGCCAACCACATGGCCGAATATAGCGGTCTTGACCAGATATGGCTTGTGGTAACACCTCATAATCCGCTTAAAAAGAAGAGTACGCTACTAGACGATCACCAGCGACTGCAAATGGTATTTCTTGCCACACAGGATTACCCCAAGTTAAAACCCAGCGATATAGAATTTCGCCTGCCGCAACCAAGCTACACTACAAACACACTGGTGCACCTGCAGGAGAAATTCCCAACGCATGAGTTTTCGCTAATAATGGGCGAAGACAACCTCAACTCCCTTCATAAGTGGAAGAACTATGAAGTAATACTTCAAAACCACGACGTTTATGTCTACCCACGCATAAATACCGACACCATCAATCCTGATATTGAAACCAGTGCCCGCATACATCGTGTAGAAGCACCCGTTATAGAGATATCGTCTACCTTTATCCGCGAAAGCATAAAAGACGGTAAAAATGTACAGCCGCTTTTACCGCAAAAAGTATGGCAGTATGTAGAACATAATCTTTTCTATAGAAAATAG
- a CDS encoding aldehyde reductase, translating to MLNFEYYNPVNLVFGRGQIAKLSSLIPKNAKVLLAYGGGSIFKNGVHKQVTDALAGYDITEFGGIEPNPRYETLMNAVEIVREKKLDFILAVGGGSVIDGVKFISAAAKFEGDPVDILIKRIRILDNTVPFGTVLTLPATGSEMNSGSVITINKTQEKLSFGGPAVFPVFSVCDPETVASLPKRQVQNGIIDAYTHVLEQYLTYPHDALLQDRIAEGILQTLVEIGPGVAENPADYKLAANFMWCATMALNGLIQKGVPTDWATHMIGHELTALYEIDHARTLAIIGPNLYRVLFDTKKDKLAQYGRRVWNITAENTDEAALEAIEKTVQFFHTMGMDTKISNYTQDYEKTADFIVKRFEERGWKALGERQNVTPEKVRAIVEMSY from the coding sequence ATGCTAAACTTTGAATACTATAACCCTGTAAACTTAGTGTTTGGCAGGGGCCAGATTGCCAAATTATCTTCACTTATACCTAAAAATGCAAAAGTACTTTTAGCCTATGGTGGCGGTAGCATCTTTAAAAACGGCGTACACAAACAGGTTACTGATGCACTTGCGGGATATGACATTACCGAATTTGGAGGTATAGAGCCTAACCCACGCTATGAAACCCTTATGAACGCGGTTGAAATAGTTCGTGAAAAGAAACTGGACTTTATTCTTGCTGTTGGCGGAGGATCTGTAATAGATGGTGTTAAATTCATATCGGCGGCCGCCAAATTTGAAGGTGACCCGGTAGATATCCTTATCAAAAGAATCAGAATATTAGATAACACTGTACCATTTGGTACTGTGCTTACGCTTCCGGCAACAGGTAGTGAAATGAACTCGGGTTCGGTTATTACAATTAATAAAACGCAGGAAAAACTTAGCTTCGGTGGGCCTGCGGTATTCCCAGTGTTCTCTGTATGCGATCCCGAAACGGTTGCATCGTTACCAAAACGCCAGGTGCAGAATGGAATTATAGATGCCTACACCCACGTGCTGGAGCAATACCTTACTTATCCGCATGATGCATTGTTACAGGACAGGATTGCCGAAGGCATCCTTCAGACACTTGTAGAGATTGGTCCCGGAGTAGCAGAGAATCCTGCCGATTATAAACTGGCTGCTAATTTTATGTGGTGCGCTACAATGGCGCTTAACGGGTTAATCCAGAAAGGTGTGCCTACCGACTGGGCCACCCACATGATAGGCCACGAGCTTACAGCATTATATGAGATAGACCATGCACGTACACTGGCTATTATTGGCCCTAACCTGTACCGCGTACTATTTGATACCAAAAAAGACAAGCTAGCGCAATACGGGCGCAGGGTTTGGAATATTACTGCCGAAAATACCGATGAAGCTGCTTTGGAGGCTATTGAGAAAACGGTCCAGTTTTTCCATACTATGGGTATGGATACCAAAATATCGAACTACACTCAGGATTATGAAAAGACAGCCGATTTTATCGTAAAACGTTTTGAAGAACGTGGCTGGAAAGCATTGGGTGAACGCCAGAATGTTACGCCTGAGAAGGTGAGGGCAATTGTAGAAATGAGTTATTAA
- a CDS encoding glycerol-3-phosphate dehydrogenase gives MSDTPKFAVIGGGSWATAITKMLCSNVDQIAWYMRNDDAIEHIKLQKHNPNYLSSVEFDTNKLLLTSDINEAVAYADYVIFAIPSAFLSSELEKLTVSLDDKVIFSAIKGIVPETSLIVGEHFHDKYDISYDNIGVITGPCHAEEVALERLSYLTIACGNEKKAKIMGKNLNSHYIKTKTSDDIVGTEYAAMLKNIYAIAAGIAHGLGYGDNFQALLMSNAIREMKKFIRKVHKMKRNINNSAYLGDLLVTGYSVFSRNRMFGNMIGKGYTVKSAMMEMSMVAEGYYAAKSAYKLNKEYGAKTPIIDAVYNILYEGKDAKSVFNKLTEKLD, from the coding sequence ATGAGTGATACTCCTAAGTTCGCTGTTATAGGTGGTGGTAGTTGGGCAACCGCTATTACCAAGATGCTTTGCAGTAATGTAGACCAGATTGCCTGGTATATGCGTAATGATGATGCTATAGAGCATATTAAACTGCAAAAACACAACCCTAACTACCTGAGTTCTGTTGAGTTTGATACTAATAAGCTGTTACTTACCAGCGATATTAATGAGGCTGTTGCCTACGCAGACTATGTTATATTTGCTATACCGTCGGCATTTTTAAGCAGTGAGCTCGAAAAGCTTACCGTGAGCCTGGATGATAAAGTAATATTCTCTGCCATAAAAGGTATTGTTCCTGAAACAAGCCTTATTGTGGGTGAGCATTTTCACGATAAATACGATATATCATACGATAATATTGGGGTTATTACCGGCCCATGCCATGCCGAAGAGGTAGCATTAGAGCGTTTATCTTACCTAACCATTGCCTGTGGTAATGAGAAAAAGGCTAAGATTATGGGTAAAAACCTTAATAGCCACTACATAAAAACAAAAACAAGCGACGATATTGTTGGTACAGAATATGCTGCCATGCTTAAAAATATCTACGCTATTGCTGCAGGTATTGCCCATGGCCTTGGCTATGGTGATAACTTTCAGGCACTGCTTATGAGTAATGCTATCCGCGAGATGAAGAAATTTATCCGTAAGGTGCATAAAATGAAGCGTAATATAAATAACTCTGCCTACCTTGGGGATTTACTGGTTACGGGATATTCTGTTTTTTCAAGAAACAGGATGTTTGGTAATATGATAGGCAAGGGGTATACTGTAAAATCGGCCATGATGGAGATGAGTATGGTTGCCGAAGGGTATTATGCTGCTAAGAGTGCTTATAAGCTGAATAAAGAATATGGTGCTAAAACCCCGATTATAGATGCTGTTTACAACATTTTGTACGAAGGTAAAGACGCCAAAAGTGTTTTTAATAAACTTACCGAAAAACTGGACTAA
- a CDS encoding alpha-mannosidase — protein MRGTFVIVSFLLTLSAFGQQNNYAQYVNPFIGTGGHGHTFPGATVPFGMVQLSPDTRIDGSWDGCSGYHYSDGTIYGFSHTHLNGTGCSDYGDVMLMPTMGEPDLDKAGYSSTFSHASEKASAGYYSVKLNDDGITAELTTTPRVGLHQYTFSKKGQANFILDLNHRDKLIMGEVRIINDRTIEVMRRSTAWARDQYIFARIEFSSPVKVTKVNNNAFAPAKLTDTFFAGSLLAISFSKDVKAGEKLLAKVALSPTSYEGAAKNMAAEMPKFDFDKVKASAEALWNKELNKIEITETNKDKLAVFYTALYHTMMQPNIAMDIDGIYRGRDNEIHKADGFTYYSVFSLWDTFRAAHPLYTLIDKKRTTDFINTFLNQYEQGGRLPVWELASNETDCMIGYHSVSVIADAMAKDIKGFDYEKAFQAAKHSAMLDHLGLDAYKKQGFISIDDEHESVSKTLEYAYDDWCIAQMAKLLNKTDDYNYFMTRSQSWKNLLDPETKNMRPRKNGGWDKPFDAREVNNNFTEGNSWQYSFFVPQDIYGMIDAFGGPKNFEAKLDEMFNAPSATTGREQADVTGLIGQYAHGNEPSHHMAYLYNFVDKPEKTQAKVQYILDNFYKNTPDGLIGNEDCGQMSAWYVLSSIGLYQVTPGLDYWTTTKPYFEKTVIHFEDGTTGTIGKDDESEGYIQEIQYPEQINTENTAASTLPRQKIITVPAIDAAARSFTDKMKVSISSANPDDIIMYRVDNEKDINKDKIFIRYQMPFEVNITSEVVAYVSNYNEKSRQVSARFIKKPNNYTITTKSVYNPSYHGGGNGGLIDGITGSENWRKGDWQGYQSQNFEAVIDLQKSTPVRSVSARFLQDSGAWILMPSKVDYYTSEDNINFTLAKTVDNTLAAQDGTVTVKSFDADLANTKARYVKVKAYNFGKLPEWHQGAGGDAFIFVDEISVK, from the coding sequence ATGAGAGGCACGTTTGTAATTGTAAGCTTTTTACTTACATTATCTGCATTTGGACAGCAAAACAATTATGCGCAATATGTAAATCCGTTTATTGGTACAGGCGGTCACGGACATACATTTCCGGGCGCTACAGTGCCTTTTGGGATGGTTCAGCTAAGCCCCGACACCCGCATTGACGGCAGTTGGGACGGTTGTAGCGGATACCATTATTCTGACGGTACAATCTACGGCTTTTCACATACCCACCTTAACGGCACAGGCTGCTCCGATTATGGCGATGTAATGCTCATGCCAACTATGGGCGAACCAGATCTTGATAAAGCAGGCTATTCTTCTACTTTTTCGCATGCTTCAGAAAAAGCTTCCGCCGGATATTATAGTGTTAAGCTGAACGATGACGGCATCACGGCAGAACTTACCACCACCCCGCGCGTTGGGCTTCATCAATACACTTTCTCAAAAAAAGGGCAGGCCAATTTTATTCTTGATCTTAATCACCGCGACAAGCTCATTATGGGTGAAGTACGTATTATTAACGACAGAACTATTGAGGTTATGCGCCGCAGTACTGCCTGGGCACGCGACCAGTATATTTTTGCGCGTATAGAATTTAGCAGTCCGGTTAAGGTAACAAAAGTGAACAACAATGCCTTTGCCCCCGCTAAGCTAACCGATACCTTTTTTGCAGGTTCTTTACTGGCTATAAGTTTTAGTAAAGATGTAAAAGCAGGCGAAAAACTCCTTGCAAAAGTGGCGCTGTCGCCTACAAGCTATGAAGGTGCTGCAAAAAACATGGCTGCCGAAATGCCGAAATTTGATTTTGATAAAGTTAAGGCTTCCGCCGAAGCGCTTTGGAACAAAGAACTGAACAAAATTGAGATTACCGAAACAAACAAAGATAAGCTCGCCGTTTTTTACACGGCACTATACCACACCATGATGCAGCCTAACATTGCTATGGATATAGATGGTATTTACCGTGGGCGTGACAATGAAATTCATAAAGCAGATGGTTTTACCTATTATTCAGTGTTTTCTTTATGGGATACGTTTAGGGCGGCGCATCCGTTATATACGCTTATCGACAAGAAACGCACAACCGATTTTATAAATACCTTTCTTAACCAGTATGAACAGGGCGGCAGGCTTCCGGTGTGGGAACTTGCAAGCAATGAAACCGATTGTATGATTGGGTACCATTCGGTATCTGTCATAGCCGATGCAATGGCAAAAGACATTAAGGGCTTTGATTACGAAAAGGCATTTCAGGCGGCAAAACACAGTGCAATGCTGGATCATTTAGGGCTTGACGCTTACAAGAAACAAGGTTTTATAAGTATAGATGACGAACACGAAAGTGTTTCTAAAACACTGGAATATGCTTATGATGACTGGTGTATTGCCCAAATGGCGAAATTGCTTAACAAGACCGATGATTATAATTACTTTATGACGCGCTCTCAAAGCTGGAAAAACCTGTTAGACCCTGAAACAAAAAACATGCGACCACGCAAAAACGGCGGTTGGGACAAGCCTTTTGACGCAAGAGAAGTAAACAATAATTTTACCGAAGGCAACAGCTGGCAGTACAGCTTTTTTGTTCCGCAGGATATTTACGGCATGATCGATGCCTTTGGCGGACCTAAAAACTTTGAGGCTAAACTGGACGAAATGTTTAATGCCCCAAGTGCTACTACAGGCCGTGAACAGGCCGATGTTACCGGGCTTATCGGTCAGTACGCACACGGAAATGAGCCAAGTCACCACATGGCTTATCTGTACAACTTTGTAGACAAGCCCGAAAAAACGCAGGCTAAAGTGCAGTACATATTAGACAATTTCTATAAAAATACTCCCGACGGATTAATTGGCAACGAAGACTGCGGACAAATGAGTGCCTGGTATGTGCTTAGCAGTATTGGCTTGTATCAGGTTACGCCCGGGCTGGACTACTGGACAACCACTAAACCATATTTTGAAAAAACAGTTATTCATTTTGAGGACGGTACAACAGGTACAATCGGCAAGGATGACGAATCTGAAGGTTATATACAGGAAATACAATACCCTGAACAGATTAATACAGAGAACACAGCTGCATCTACACTGCCAAGGCAAAAGATAATTACCGTTCCGGCTATTGATGCCGCTGCACGATCGTTTACCGATAAAATGAAAGTTAGCATCAGTTCTGCAAATCCGGATGATATAATCATGTACAGGGTGGATAATGAAAAAGACATTAATAAAGACAAGATCTTTATACGCTACCAAATGCCGTTTGAAGTCAATATTACTTCAGAAGTTGTTGCTTATGTGAGCAATTATAATGAGAAGAGCAGGCAGGTATCGGCACGTTTCATAAAAAAGCCAAATAACTATACCATAACTACGAAATCGGTATACAACCCAAGTTATCACGGTGGCGGTAATGGCGGACTTATAGATGGCATAACCGGCAGCGAAAACTGGCGCAAAGGTGATTGGCAGGGATATCAAAGTCAGAATTTTGAAGCGGTTATCGATTTGCAGAAAAGTACGCCTGTGAGGAGTGTATCGGCACGTTTTCTTCAGGATAGCGGCGCGTGGATACTAATGCCATCTAAAGTAGACTATTATACATCTGAAGATAATATCAATTTTACACTTGCGAAAACTGTAGATAATACGCTGGCAGCACAAGATGGCACCGTGACGGTTAAAAGCTTTGACGCAGACTTAGCGAATACCAAAGCCCGATATGTAAAAGTTAAGGCATACAACTTTGGAAAACTACCCGAATGGCATCAGGGTGCAGGTGGCGACGCGTTTATTTTTGTGGACGAGATATCGGTAAAATAG
- a CDS encoding phenylalanyl-tRNA synthetase subunit alpha — MKKDIVIPQVENVYVAAVQEWNDDFMQKTWYAYLINDSDFKLEGAMVVSSASGIIDGEPRKTSLLRHAFVEIEPVSFVKIELIEDSVLVLDNQFMVTFFIDNVLYDKTYTFKAHSIHEDFVSEVPLIFKDGIMIE; from the coding sequence ATGAAAAAAGATATAGTAATTCCACAGGTAGAAAATGTATATGTAGCGGCAGTACAGGAATGGAACGACGACTTTATGCAGAAAACCTGGTACGCATACCTTATAAACGACAGCGATTTTAAACTGGAAGGTGCTATGGTAGTATCCAGCGCATCGGGAATTATAGATGGGGAACCCCGAAAAACATCGTTACTTCGACATGCTTTTGTAGAAATTGAGCCGGTATCATTCGTAAAAATAGAATTGATAGAAGACAGCGTTCTTGTATTAGACAATCAGTTTATGGTTACCTTTTTTATTGATAATGTGCTGTATGATAAGACATATACTTTTAAAGCACATTCTATTCATGAAGATTTTGTAAGCGAAGTTCCGCTTATCTTTAAGGATGGTATAATGATCGAATAG
- a CDS encoding histidine kinase translates to MNKGGPIIIIEDDVDDQDILAQVFIDLECKNEILFFGDGEDALKYLTDTEVEPFIIFSDINMPKLNGMELREKIHENENLRIKSIPYLFFSTVAEQQNVIDAYSKSVQGFFIKPNDYDEIKDTIKAIVEYWCKCISPNYIK, encoded by the coding sequence ATGAACAAAGGAGGCCCCATTATAATTATTGAAGATGACGTGGACGACCAGGATATTTTAGCACAAGTATTTATAGACTTGGAATGCAAAAATGAAATTCTCTTTTTTGGAGACGGGGAAGATGCCCTAAAATATTTAACCGATACGGAAGTTGAGCCATTTATTATTTTCTCTGACATAAATATGCCAAAACTAAACGGCATGGAACTACGAGAAAAGATTCATGAGAACGAAAATCTTAGAATTAAATCTATCCCTTACCTATTTTTCTCTACCGTAGCCGAGCAGCAAAATGTTATTGATGCCTATTCTAAATCGGTTCAGGGGTTTTTTATAAAACCAAATGATTACGATGAAATTAAAGATACCATTAAGGCCATCGTAGAGTATTGGTGTAAATGCATATCTCCCAACTACATAAAATAA
- a CDS encoding phenylalanyl-tRNA synthetase subunit alpha, translating into MIEKIKGYIAEAEAFQTQNKEELEAFRIKFLGKKGLLNDFFAEFKAVPNEQKKEFGQVVNSLKKTAEEKVAFITEALESKEEAKGIYGDLTRPGEPFAVGSRHPISIVKNQIIDIFSNIGFNVSEGPEIEDDWHNFTALNLPEYHPARDMQDTFFIQTNPDVLLRTHTSSVQVRYMEENKPPIRTISPGRVFRNEAISSRSHCIFHQIEGLYIDKDVSFADLKQTLLYFTKEMFGKSKIRLRPSYFPFTEPSAEIDIYWGLKTETDYRITKGTGWLEIGGCGMVDPHVLTNCGIDATKYNGFAFGMGVERIAMLQYQIGDIRMFYENDVRFLEQFKASI; encoded by the coding sequence ATGATAGAGAAAATTAAAGGATATATTGCAGAGGCTGAAGCATTTCAGACTCAAAACAAAGAAGAACTGGAAGCGTTCAGGATTAAGTTCCTGGGTAAAAAAGGCCTTCTTAATGACTTTTTTGCTGAATTTAAAGCAGTTCCTAACGAACAAAAAAAGGAATTTGGACAGGTGGTTAACAGCCTGAAAAAAACTGCTGAAGAAAAAGTAGCTTTTATTACAGAAGCACTGGAAAGCAAAGAAGAGGCTAAAGGCATTTATGGTGACCTTACCCGTCCGGGTGAGCCATTTGCAGTAGGTTCACGCCATCCTATATCTATCGTAAAGAACCAGATTATCGATATTTTCTCGAACATTGGCTTCAACGTAAGCGAGGGTCCGGAAATTGAAGATGACTGGCACAACTTTACCGCACTTAACCTGCCGGAATACCACCCTGCTCGCGATATGCAGGATACTTTCTTTATACAAACCAACCCCGATGTGTTGCTAAGAACACATACATCATCGGTACAGGTGCGTTATATGGAAGAAAACAAACCGCCTATCCGTACTATTTCTCCGGGAAGGGTTTTTAGGAATGAGGCTATATCATCGCGTTCGCACTGTATATTCCACCAGATAGAAGGTCTTTATATTGACAAAGATGTTTCGTTTGCAGACCTTAAACAAACACTTTTATACTTTACCAAAGAGATGTTCGGCAAAAGTAAGATCCGTCTTCGCCCGTCGTACTTTCCTTTTACCGAGCCGAGTGCCGAGATTGACATTTACTGGGGCCTTAAGACCGAGACTGACTATAGGATCACAAAGGGTACAGGGTGGCTTGAAATTGGCGGCTGTGGTATGGTAGACCCACATGTTTTAACCAACTGTGGTATAGATGCTACAAAATACAATGGTTTTGCTTTTGGTATGGGCGTAGAGCGTATAGCGATGCTACAATACCAGATTGGCGACATCAGGATGTTTTATGAAAACGACGTTAGATTCCTGGAGCAGTTTAAAGCCAGCATATAA
- a CDS encoding arsenate reductase gives MKAIFYLKTCDTCRKILKSLPTTEGFTLREIKSEAITPAELEEMRRLAGSYEALFSRKTTLYKERGLKDAVLTEDDYKNLILEHYTFLSRPVIVDGETIFVGNSKPVVEAAIAHLG, from the coding sequence ATGAAAGCTATATTTTACCTGAAAACCTGCGATACATGCAGGAAGATTCTAAAATCGTTACCTACTACCGAAGGTTTTACACTTCGTGAAATAAAATCAGAAGCCATTACACCTGCAGAGCTTGAAGAAATGAGACGCCTTGCGGGAAGTTACGAAGCGCTTTTTAGCCGTAAAACAACCCTTTATAAAGAACGCGGACTTAAAGATGCAGTGCTTACCGAAGATGATTATAAAAACCTCATCCTGGAGCATTATACCTTTTTAAGCCGACCTGTTATTGTAGATGGCGAAACTATATTTGTTGGAAACAGCAAGCCTGTAGTTGAAGCAGCTATTGCACATTTGGGATAA
- a CDS encoding glutamate dehydrogenase (converts 2-oxoglutarate to glutamate; in Escherichia coli this enzyme plays a role in glutamate synthesis when the cell is under energy restriction; uses NADPH; forms a homohexamer): MSNSLQSFMDAVTKRNPNEPEFLQAVHEVAETVIPFIEENPKYKGKMLLERMVEAERIILFRVTWLDDKGNVQVNRGYRIQMNSAIGPYKGGLRFHPSVNLSILKFLAFEQTFKNSLTTLPMGGGKGGSDFDPKGKSDNEIMRFCQSFMTELCKHIGPDTDVPAGDIGVGGREVGYLFGQYKRIRNEFTGVLTGKGISFGGSLIRPEATGYGCVYFAQSMLETKEESFEGKIVVVSGSGNVAQYAAEKAIELGGKVVTFSDSSGYIYDEEGIDADKLAYVMDLKNVQYGRISEYAKKYKKAKYVEGGKPWEVKCDIALPCATQNELSGDEAKQLLKNGCICVAEGANMPCTPEAVIEFQKAKTLFAPGKASNAGGVATSGLEMSQNSLRLSWTREEVDERLKDIMTAIHTACLTYGQDDKGYTDYVKGANIAGFVKVADAMLAQGVV, translated from the coding sequence ATGTCAAACAGCTTACAGTCTTTTATGGACGCCGTTACCAAAAGAAACCCTAACGAACCCGAATTTTTACAGGCAGTACACGAAGTTGCCGAAACCGTGATTCCGTTTATAGAAGAAAACCCAAAGTATAAAGGTAAAATGCTTTTAGAACGAATGGTAGAGGCCGAAAGGATTATATTATTTCGCGTTACCTGGTTAGACGACAAAGGCAATGTGCAGGTAAACAGGGGTTACAGAATTCAGATGAATTCGGCAATTGGGCCATATAAAGGCGGGCTCCGCTTTCATCCATCGGTAAACCTAAGCATCTTAAAGTTCCTGGCGTTTGAGCAAACTTTTAAAAATAGCCTTACTACCCTGCCAATGGGCGGTGGCAAAGGAGGATCTGATTTTGACCCTAAAGGAAAAAGCGACAACGAAATTATGCGTTTCTGCCAAAGCTTTATGACAGAGCTTTGTAAACACATAGGCCCTGATACCGATGTTCCTGCCGGAGATATTGGCGTGGGCGGACGTGAGGTAGGTTACCTTTTTGGCCAGTATAAAAGAATACGAAATGAGTTTACAGGCGTACTAACCGGAAAGGGCATAAGCTTTGGAGGATCATTAATCCGTCCCGAGGCTACCGGCTACGGCTGTGTATATTTTGCGCAAAGCATGCTGGAAACCAAAGAAGAAAGCTTTGAAGGCAAAATCGTAGTGGTTTCAGGATCGGGCAATGTGGCGCAATATGCTGCCGAAAAGGCTATAGAACTTGGTGGCAAGGTGGTTACATTCTCTGATTCTTCAGGATATATTTACGATGAAGAAGGTATAGATGCCGATAAGCTAGCCTATGTAATGGATCTTAAAAATGTACAGTACGGAAGGATAAGCGAGTATGCTAAAAAATACAAGAAAGCCAAATATGTAGAAGGTGGCAAGCCATGGGAGGTAAAATGCGATATCGCGCTGCCGTGTGCTACCCAAAACGAACTTAGCGGCGACGAGGCAAAACAGCTTCTTAAAAATGGTTGTATCTGCGTAGCAGAAGGTGCTAATATGCCATGCACTCCGGAAGCAGTTATAGAATTTCAGAAAGCAAAAACGCTATTTGCACCGGGCAAGGCATCAAACGCAGGAGGAGTGGCAACATCCGGGCTAGAAATGTCGCAGAACTCATTGCGCCTTAGCTGGACAAGAGAAGAAGTAGACGAAAGGCTTAAAGATATTATGACGGCCATTCACACAGCCTGCCTTACTTACGGCCAGGACGACAAAGGCTATACCGATTATGTAAAAGGTGCTAACATTGCAGGCTTTGTAAAAGTTGCCGATGCTATGCTGGCTCAGGGCGTGGTGTAA